In the Flavobacteriales bacterium genome, one interval contains:
- the ruvA gene encoding Holliday junction branch migration protein RuvA, with the protein MITHIQGKLIEKNPSYVIIDCNGVGYLLRISLQTFSKLSDDEFCKLFTHLSIKEDAHTLYGFFDNAERDLFRQLISVSGVGPNTAQMILSSLNPNEIQQAILSNNVTTLQSVKGIGGKTAQRIILDLKDKVIKLDLGHSSMISHNTVKDEALSALTMLGFNKNSIEKVIDKELQEVADLGVEEVVKRVLKKM; encoded by the coding sequence ATGATAACACACATTCAAGGAAAATTAATAGAGAAAAACCCTTCATATGTTATAATAGACTGTAATGGCGTGGGGTATTTATTACGAATTTCATTGCAAACGTTTTCAAAATTATCAGATGATGAATTTTGCAAACTGTTTACTCATCTGTCCATAAAAGAAGATGCTCATACCCTATATGGTTTTTTTGATAATGCTGAAAGAGACTTGTTCAGACAACTCATTTCCGTGTCTGGTGTAGGGCCAAATACTGCCCAAATGATTCTTTCGTCATTGAATCCAAATGAAATTCAGCAAGCCATACTTTCTAATAATGTGACAACCCTACAAAGTGTGAAAGGTATAGGGGGCAAAACAGCTCAGCGTATAATTTTGGATTTAAAAGACAAAGTCATCAAGTTAGATTTAGGCCATTCTTCTATGATTTCACACAATACTGTTAAGGATGAAGCGTTATCGGCTTTAACTATGCTAGGGTTTAATAAAAATAGTATCGAAAAAGTAATCGATAAAGAACTGCAAGAAGTTGCTGATTTAGGGGTTGAAGAAGTGGTTAAAAGAGTACTTAAAAAAATGTAA
- a CDS encoding NADP-dependent malic enzyme: MSTTRKKQEALDYHQSGRPGKIEVVPTKKHSSQRDLALAYSPGVAEPCIRISEDKDDVYKYTAKSNLVAVITNGTAVLGLGDIGPEASKPVMEGKGLLFKIFADIDVFDIEVDASDVDKFVEVVKSIAPTFGGINLEDIKAPECFEIEKRLKEELSIPIMHDDQHGTAIISAAALINALEIAEKKIESVNIIINGAGAAAMSCAKLYLSLGAKKENIVMLDSKGVIRKDAENLTAEKQFFATDKNINTLDEAIKDADVFLGLSSGNIMSKEMVKSMARIPIVFALANPDPEISYDEAVSAREDIIMATGRSDHPNQVNNVLGFPYIFRGALDVRATCINEEMKLAAVKSIADLTKEIVPDTVNLAYGEKVITFGPEYIIPKPLDSRLISVVAPAVAKAAIESGVARKKITDFEKYAQELEKRLGLDNKLVRQITTKAKRSPKKIVFAEAENYKILKAAQQVKDEGIAIPILLGRTKNIEQLIEDNVLELEGVQIIDPKSEHERSRRHEFGQILFEKRQRKGLTLFEAQKLMRERNYFGAMMVDQGLADAFISGINRNYPNTVRPALQIIGTEEGVEKVAGMFILNTKKGSLFLADTTVNIDPTAKELANIAELTAKAVRRFNITPKIALLSYSNYGSSQSPNVSKIMEARNLIKKSNPSLIVDGEIQADFALNKEKREQNFPFTDLKENANTLIFPNLESGNIAYKLLQEFDDVEAIGPILIGMKKPVHILQLGCSVREIVNMVTIAVIDAQAKRK, translated from the coding sequence ATGTCTACTACACGTAAAAAACAAGAAGCTCTAGATTATCATCAGTCTGGAAGACCTGGAAAAATAGAAGTTGTACCAACTAAAAAACACAGTTCACAGCGGGATTTAGCCTTGGCTTATTCGCCTGGAGTTGCAGAACCATGTATTCGTATTAGTGAAGACAAAGACGATGTTTATAAATACACTGCAAAAAGCAATTTGGTTGCCGTTATCACTAATGGAACGGCAGTATTGGGTTTAGGAGATATCGGCCCTGAAGCTTCAAAACCAGTGATGGAAGGAAAGGGTTTGTTATTTAAGATTTTTGCAGATATCGATGTTTTTGATATAGAGGTAGATGCTTCTGATGTTGATAAATTCGTTGAGGTAGTGAAATCCATTGCCCCAACTTTTGGAGGGATAAATTTAGAAGACATTAAAGCTCCTGAATGCTTTGAAATTGAAAAGCGTTTGAAAGAGGAGTTGTCTATTCCAATTATGCACGATGACCAACACGGAACTGCGATTATTTCTGCAGCGGCTTTAATAAATGCTTTAGAAATTGCTGAAAAGAAAATAGAGTCAGTAAATATTATTATTAATGGTGCTGGAGCAGCAGCAATGTCGTGTGCTAAATTGTACCTGTCCTTAGGTGCAAAAAAGGAAAATATAGTAATGCTGGATAGTAAAGGCGTTATTAGAAAGGACGCTGAAAATCTGACTGCGGAAAAACAGTTTTTTGCAACCGATAAAAACATTAATACTTTAGACGAAGCTATAAAAGATGCTGATGTTTTTCTTGGACTTTCTTCTGGAAACATTATGTCTAAGGAAATGGTTAAATCTATGGCTAGAATACCTATCGTTTTCGCATTGGCTAATCCTGACCCAGAAATTTCTTACGATGAGGCTGTGTCAGCAAGGGAAGATATCATTATGGCAACAGGTCGTTCCGACCATCCTAATCAAGTTAATAACGTATTAGGATTTCCATACATTTTTAGGGGTGCTTTGGATGTAAGAGCTACATGCATTAATGAAGAAATGAAACTTGCAGCTGTTAAAAGTATTGCTGATTTAACTAAAGAAATAGTTCCTGATACCGTTAACCTTGCTTACGGCGAAAAAGTCATTACGTTTGGTCCAGAGTACATTATTCCAAAGCCGCTTGATAGTAGATTAATTTCTGTAGTAGCACCAGCAGTAGCAAAAGCAGCGATAGAATCTGGAGTAGCACGTAAAAAAATAACCGATTTTGAAAAATATGCTCAAGAGCTTGAGAAACGCTTAGGTCTTGATAACAAATTAGTAAGACAAATTACAACCAAGGCCAAAAGAAGCCCAAAGAAAATTGTATTTGCTGAAGCTGAAAACTACAAGATTTTAAAAGCAGCACAGCAAGTTAAAGACGAAGGAATTGCTATCCCAATATTATTAGGAAGAACAAAAAACATTGAGCAGCTGATTGAAGATAATGTGCTTGAACTTGAAGGAGTTCAGATTATAGATCCAAAAAGTGAACACGAACGAAGTAGACGCCATGAATTTGGTCAAATATTATTTGAAAAACGTCAACGAAAAGGGCTTACATTATTTGAGGCGCAAAAATTGATGCGTGAGCGAAATTATTTCGGTGCAATGATGGTTGATCAAGGTTTAGCCGATGCTTTTATTTCAGGAATTAACAGAAACTACCCCAATACTGTCCGTCCAGCACTACAAATTATTGGTACTGAAGAAGGTGTTGAAAAGGTTGCTGGAATGTTCATTTTGAACACAAAAAAAGGAAGTTTGTTTTTAGCAGATACTACAGTTAATATAGACCCTACTGCTAAAGAATTGGCAAATATTGCTGAACTTACAGCCAAAGCAGTTAGACGATTTAATATTACTCCAAAAATTGCTCTCCTATCGTATTCAAATTACGGCTCATCACAAAGTCCAAATGTTTCCAAAATTATGGAGGCTAGAAATTTAATTAAGAAAAGCAATCCAAGCCTTATTGTTGATGGAGAAATCCAAGCTGACTTCGCACTCAATAAAGAAAAAAGAGAACAAAATTTCCCCTTTACAGATTTAAAAGAAAATGCTAATACACTTATATTTCCTAACTTAGAGTCTGGTAATATAGCGTATAAACTACTCCAAGAATTTGACGATGTAGAGGCTATAGGACCAATTCTTATTGGAATGAAAAAGCCTGTTCACATTCTACAGTTGGGGTGCTCAGTTCGAGAAATAGTCAATATGGTAACCATAGCAGTAATAGATGCTCAAGCAAAAAGAAAATGA
- a CDS encoding T9SS type A sorting domain-containing protein: MKKAILFFLVVSTVQVFSQSSSITVEPHENNVNTSNSTSLFGDLGTDIKVKNISPSSINIKVSREVISATSGTENYFCWQSCYLPSTSVSPHTISFSPGQELPTNFQVHFDNKGILPASASIKYCAFNADNEPDSACTIVNYVITGTSIDENSLSNFSDFHPNPASSYASLNYSVLPSQSAEVVVTDMLGTIVENKIIKNNQGIVRLDVSNTPNGLYFANIYVDGKLDAIKRLLVRK; this comes from the coding sequence ATGAAAAAAGCAATACTTTTCTTTTTAGTTGTGTCAACAGTTCAAGTATTTTCACAAAGTAGTAGTATTACTGTTGAGCCGCATGAAAACAATGTTAACACTTCCAACTCTACCTCATTATTTGGAGATTTAGGAACTGATATTAAAGTGAAAAATATTTCACCAAGTTCTATTAATATTAAAGTTTCTAGAGAAGTTATTTCAGCAACTTCAGGAACTGAAAACTATTTTTGTTGGCAGTCTTGTTACTTGCCTTCTACATCTGTTTCCCCACATACTATCTCTTTCTCTCCAGGGCAAGAATTACCAACAAACTTTCAAGTTCATTTTGACAATAAAGGAATTTTACCCGCTTCGGCTTCAATCAAATATTGTGCATTTAATGCTGATAATGAACCTGACTCTGCTTGTACTATTGTTAACTATGTCATTACAGGAACCTCCATTGACGAAAATAGTTTAAGTAACTTTTCAGACTTTCACCCTAATCCAGCATCTTCTTATGCGAGTTTAAACTATTCAGTTCTTCCTTCTCAGTCTGCTGAAGTGGTAGTAACTGATATGCTAGGTACAATTGTAGAGAATAAGATTATTAAAAACAATCAGGGTATTGTAAGGTTAGATGTGAGTAATACGCCAAATGGCTTATACTTTGCTAACATATATGTTGATGGAAAGTTAGACGCTATAAAGCGATTGCTAGTCAGAAAATAA
- a CDS encoding Omp28-related outer membrane protein, protein MKKHLLLFIGIAASVSSIAQQLVDTTQAENKNVLLEEYTGRNCPYCPDGHKIANDIKVANPGDVVLIRIHTGGYAPTTNPNLNTAFGPTLADQSGITGYPTGTINRHVFSGSSTSMGRSAWSAVSDQVLAETAVVNIGMNAVVDTATRNLFVEVEMYYTGSQTVSFNKLNVAVLQDNIFGSQSGASSYNPADGNDNNYNHKHILRHMPLGAWGEKIEDIEPGTFVRKTINYTLPGNIQGVELKVKDLDIAVFITEDKQEVLNATHMKPILGSATNIEEFSIKPLELYPNPTNDKLNVEFEIRKASDVNIKIHNLLGQTVFNENITFSSGQRKFQVDVSALETGIYILELSNEINSSTQKVIIK, encoded by the coding sequence ATGAAAAAACATCTACTATTATTTATCGGTATTGCCGCTAGTGTTTCCTCAATTGCGCAACAACTTGTTGACACTACACAAGCCGAAAACAAAAATGTTTTACTCGAGGAATATACGGGTAGAAACTGTCCCTACTGCCCCGATGGACATAAGATAGCAAACGATATAAAAGTAGCTAACCCCGGCGATGTTGTTCTAATTAGAATACATACTGGAGGTTATGCTCCTACAACCAATCCAAACCTAAATACTGCATTTGGTCCAACTTTAGCTGATCAGTCTGGAATAACAGGATACCCTACTGGGACTATCAATAGGCATGTTTTTTCTGGCAGCTCAACGTCTATGGGTAGGAGTGCATGGAGTGCTGTTTCAGATCAAGTTTTAGCTGAAACAGCAGTGGTAAACATTGGAATGAATGCTGTTGTTGATACCGCTACAAGAAATTTATTTGTTGAAGTTGAAATGTATTATACTGGCTCTCAAACAGTTAGCTTTAATAAGCTGAACGTAGCAGTCTTACAAGACAATATTTTTGGCTCTCAATCCGGAGCTTCAAGTTATAATCCAGCAGATGGAAATGACAACAACTACAACCACAAACACATTCTTAGACACATGCCTTTAGGAGCATGGGGAGAAAAAATTGAAGATATTGAACCTGGCACTTTTGTAAGAAAAACTATAAATTATACACTCCCTGGAAATATACAAGGTGTAGAATTGAAAGTTAAAGATTTAGATATTGCTGTTTTCATAACAGAGGATAAGCAAGAAGTACTTAATGCTACACACATGAAGCCTATTTTGGGCTCTGCAACCAATATTGAAGAGTTTTCAATAAAACCGTTAGAACTATACCCAAACCCTACAAACGACAAACTTAATGTAGAATTTGAAATCAGAAAAGCAAGTGATGTAAACATCAAGATTCATAATCTTCTTGGGCAAACTGTGTTTAATGAAAATATAACTTTTTCTTCAGGACAACGAAAATTTCAGGTTGATGTGAGTGCTTTAGAAACTGGGATATATATTCTTGAGTTGTCAAATGAAATAAATTCAAGTACACAAAAAGTAATTATTAAATAG
- a CDS encoding T9SS type A sorting domain-containing protein produces MKNYLTTLLICLSVVGVKAQLPDGSVGPNFTVTDIEGNSHTLYDILDSGYTVVMDLNATWCGPCWSYHQAGHLETLWEEHGPAGWPGVSANTTDDVFVFMIESSSNTGLADLQGETSNSYGDWITGTHFPIVNEETVASSYELVYYPTVFTVCPNRIVTESGAISADAHYSVIGECVNAQNGKNLATFDYTGEKTTCGTNVDVKARFQNMGTDNVTAFTAEVFDGSNSIATQQYSGNSISTYGFVELDFGTVQIDGPTSLEIKITSEDVLQSDNSLNQNIVLAKEGSGNMTLQITTDNFGNQVSWEIKDLNGTTVESGGPYSNSSNTTEYDPQPQDDQSISLESDGCYFFEVYDSQNNGMYNYPTHDDGPSFFRLLSGSQNTTIVEIFGDEYKASLKRKFLYKKVSAIKENSIVKNSIYPNPTNGLSTLEVDMKEKINNVALNVFNILGEMVISKSVNLNVGANTIPLKLEHLEAGIYTVELLSPSLNISQKLIKID; encoded by the coding sequence ATGAAAAATTATTTAACAACACTATTAATTTGTTTATCTGTAGTTGGTGTAAAAGCACAACTTCCAGACGGAAGCGTTGGTCCTAATTTTACTGTGACAGACATTGAAGGCAACTCACATACTCTATATGATATTTTAGACAGTGGATATACGGTGGTTATGGATTTAAATGCAACATGGTGCGGTCCTTGTTGGTCGTACCACCAAGCTGGTCATTTAGAGACATTGTGGGAAGAGCATGGGCCTGCAGGTTGGCCTGGCGTAAGCGCAAATACAACAGATGATGTTTTTGTATTTATGATTGAGTCGTCATCAAATACTGGACTAGCGGACTTACAAGGTGAAACTTCAAATTCTTATGGCGATTGGATTACTGGCACACATTTTCCAATAGTCAATGAAGAAACTGTGGCATCAAGTTATGAATTAGTATATTATCCGACCGTTTTTACCGTTTGTCCTAATAGGATTGTAACAGAATCTGGTGCAATATCAGCAGACGCCCATTATAGTGTAATTGGTGAGTGTGTAAATGCCCAAAACGGTAAAAACTTAGCAACTTTTGACTACACAGGAGAAAAAACAACCTGCGGAACAAATGTTGACGTTAAAGCTAGATTTCAAAATATGGGAACAGATAATGTAACTGCTTTTACAGCAGAAGTATTTGATGGTAGCAACTCAATTGCAACTCAACAATACAGTGGAAACTCAATAAGCACCTACGGTTTTGTTGAATTAGACTTTGGAACCGTTCAAATTGATGGTCCGACGTCATTAGAAATCAAAATCACTAGTGAAGATGTTTTGCAAAGCGATAACAGTTTGAATCAGAACATTGTACTCGCCAAAGAAGGTTCTGGCAATATGACTTTACAAATTACAACTGATAATTTTGGAAATCAAGTAAGTTGGGAAATTAAGGACCTAAATGGCACTACTGTAGAAAGTGGAGGGCCATATTCAAATTCATCGAACACTACTGAGTATGACCCACAGCCACAAGATGATCAAAGTATAAGCTTAGAATCAGACGGCTGTTATTTCTTTGAGGTTTACGACAGTCAAAATAATGGTATGTATAACTATCCGACTCATGATGATGGTCCTTCATTCTTCAGATTATTAAGTGGAAGTCAGAACACAACAATTGTTGAGATATTTGGCGATGAGTATAAAGCCTCATTAAAACGTAAGTTCCTTTACAAAAAAGTTTCTGCCATTAAGGAAAATTCTATTGTGAAGAATTCTATCTACCCAAATCCGACAAACGGTCTTAGCACATTAGAAGTTGATATGAAAGAAAAAATCAACAATGTAGCGCTAAATGTGTTTAACATTTTGGGTGAAATGGTAATATCAAAGTCTGTCAATCTAAATGTTGGAGCTAATACAATACCACTAAAATTAGAGCATCTAGAAGCAGGAATATATACCGTCGAATTATTATCTCCATCATTAAATATTTCTCAAAAGCTAATAAAAATAGACTAG
- a CDS encoding T9SS type A sorting domain-containing protein: MKAILIVLAFLLSFTFNTSAQLPDGSIAPDFTTTDMNGNQHRLYDYLDQGYTVILDISATWCGPCWNYHSGGTFEEIWAAHGPAGEPGVNANTTDDVMILWFEGDDGTPESELENSDLGNWLEPNGEEVHFPIINDNNIADLYALPYWPIIYTICPNRTLTESGQATAANHYSNLDDCMAAFSGTNAALLDINTTIMPVGCEASASGNLSVIVQNMGTELLSNFSVELSANGQSIGTEDFSGSLETYQTTTIDFGNVTVDSETIEIEITTPDDNNADNNMSHSINFSNAQTTQKVTVNLLTDNYGNEVYMEITDENDNVIWFEGNEANAGITGTGQLPSDDATNPLGNNQSYDWDVNLPSTGCFKFTIYDYYGDGLAASTNTNGGVDGNWSIENSNGMVIAEQMVQNFENTDDASFENTQAADPSSINEESNIALSVFPNPIQSDAKLSFSLTKTSNVRLDILNVLGETILSNDYSLQPGNNNIDINVDRMTNGIYFAHLTINGVTNTVKITVSK, encoded by the coding sequence ATGAAAGCAATTTTAATAGTACTAGCGTTTTTATTGTCATTTACTTTTAATACTAGTGCGCAGTTACCAGATGGCTCCATTGCTCCTGACTTCACTACTACAGATATGAATGGAAACCAACATAGACTTTATGATTATCTTGACCAGGGGTATACTGTAATTTTAGATATCAGTGCGACTTGGTGTGGTCCATGTTGGAACTACCACTCTGGTGGAACTTTTGAAGAAATTTGGGCTGCTCACGGTCCAGCTGGAGAACCTGGTGTAAATGCTAATACTACTGATGATGTAATGATTCTTTGGTTCGAAGGTGATGATGGCACACCAGAAAGTGAATTAGAAAACAGCGATTTAGGAAATTGGCTAGAACCAAATGGAGAAGAAGTTCATTTCCCAATTATTAATGACAACAATATAGCTGACTTGTATGCTCTTCCTTATTGGCCAATAATTTACACTATTTGCCCAAATAGAACACTCACTGAATCTGGTCAGGCTACGGCTGCAAATCATTACAGTAATTTAGACGACTGTATGGCAGCTTTTTCAGGCACAAATGCTGCTTTACTAGACATCAACACAACAATAATGCCTGTAGGCTGTGAAGCTAGTGCATCAGGTAATCTTTCTGTTATAGTTCAAAATATGGGAACAGAATTATTAAGTAACTTTTCAGTTGAATTGTCTGCTAATGGCCAAAGTATTGGTACAGAAGACTTTAGCGGTTCTTTAGAAACATATCAAACTACAACTATTGATTTTGGAAATGTAACGGTTGACAGCGAAACTATTGAAATAGAAATAACAACTCCAGACGACAATAATGCTGACAATAATATGTCACATTCTATTAACTTTTCGAATGCTCAAACCACACAAAAAGTTACTGTTAATCTTTTAACAGATAATTATGGAAACGAAGTCTACATGGAGATTACTGATGAAAATGATAATGTGATTTGGTTTGAGGGTAATGAAGCTAACGCTGGAATTACTGGTACTGGACAGCTACCTTCAGATGATGCAACAAATCCACTAGGAAATAATCAATCTTACGATTGGGATGTTAACCTTCCATCTACAGGTTGCTTTAAATTTACAATTTATGACTATTATGGCGATGGGCTTGCAGCATCAACAAATACTAATGGTGGTGTTGATGGCAATTGGTCAATTGAAAATAGTAACGGTATGGTAATTGCAGAACAAATGGTACAAAATTTTGAAAATACTGATGACGCTTCTTTTGAAAATACTCAAGCAGCAGACCCATCAAGTATCAACGAAGAATCAAATATTGCTCTTTCTGTATTTCCTAACCCAATTCAATCTGATGCAAAATTATCTTTTAGTTTAACAAAAACTTCAAACGTAAGATTAGATATATTAAACGTATTAGGTGAAACAATTTTGTCTAATGATTATTCGCTTCAACCTGGCAATAATAACATAGACATTAACGTTGATAGAATGACTAACGGCATTTACTTTGCTCACCTAACAATTAATGGTGTAACTAACACAGTAAAAATTACCGTTAGCAAGTAA
- a CDS encoding TlpA family protein disulfide reductase, with translation MKKSLLIIALISINFIAFSQNRTLPKVDLKTLENTILNSSEFDNDGNPIVISFWATWCKPCIKELSTIAEVYEDWQDETGVKIIAISIDDARNMSKVKPKVNSEMWEYEVYCDPNGDFKRAMGVGGVPHTFLLNSKKEIVWQHTGYKDGDEYELYEQIEALSK, from the coding sequence ATGAAAAAATCCCTATTGATTATTGCTCTTATTAGCATCAATTTTATCGCCTTTTCTCAGAATAGGACATTACCAAAAGTTGATCTTAAAACACTAGAAAATACCATTTTAAACTCATCAGAGTTTGATAATGATGGTAATCCGATTGTTATCAGTTTTTGGGCAACATGGTGTAAGCCTTGCATCAAAGAATTATCTACCATTGCCGAAGTATACGAAGATTGGCAAGACGAAACTGGTGTTAAAATTATTGCTATATCCATAGATGATGCAAGAAATATGTCAAAAGTAAAGCCAAAAGTAAATTCCGAAATGTGGGAATACGAAGTATATTGTGATCCAAACGGTGATTTCAAAAGAGCTATGGGCGTAGGTGGAGTGCCACATACATTCTTACTAAACTCGAAAAAAGAAATTGTTTGGCAACATACTGGCTACAAAGATGGTGATGAGTATGAATTATATGAGCAAATAGAAGCACTATCAAAATAG
- a CDS encoding Omp28 family outer membrane lipoprotein — MKQSYYIFLSVLVLSLTISCDTIEKDNFTDPNANFPWLGKKILVEDFTGYKCTNCPAASSELHTIEELYPDKVIGIAIHAGFFARPSGDFVEDFRTAEGNELAEFFGPDAFPIGMVNRVGYPNNILKEYTDWATEVSSQLLEIPTIELSISEENNTINVEARRLSDDNTSLKLVVCITEDGVIYKQIDGSSLIEDYEHNHVLRKVLNGTWGSNIQLGNTNTTFSYDYTLDESWVRSNCNVVAYVYNDSNKEVLQAEKIHLTD, encoded by the coding sequence ATGAAACAGTCTTATTATATTTTTCTAAGCGTACTTGTACTAAGTTTAACTATCTCATGCGACACCATTGAGAAAGATAATTTCACAGACCCAAACGCAAATTTCCCTTGGCTAGGCAAAAAAATTCTTGTTGAAGACTTTACAGGATACAAATGTACTAACTGCCCAGCGGCATCATCTGAACTTCACACCATAGAAGAGTTATACCCTGATAAGGTCATTGGGATTGCCATTCATGCTGGCTTTTTCGCAAGGCCTAGTGGCGATTTTGTTGAAGACTTTAGAACAGCTGAAGGTAATGAATTAGCTGAATTTTTTGGACCTGACGCCTTTCCAATTGGCATGGTAAATAGAGTAGGCTATCCAAACAATATACTCAAAGAATATACTGATTGGGCGACTGAAGTAAGTAGTCAATTACTTGAAATACCAACTATTGAACTGTCAATTTCTGAAGAAAACAATACCATAAACGTAGAAGCCAGACGACTTTCAGATGATAATACCAGTTTGAAGTTAGTAGTTTGTATTACTGAAGACGGTGTTATCTATAAGCAAATTGATGGTTCAAGCTTAATTGAAGATTATGAGCACAATCATGTGTTACGAAAAGTGCTGAATGGTACTTGGGGCAGTAATATTCAATTGGGTAATACAAACACTACCTTCAGCTATGACTACACTCTTGACGAATCTTGGGTAAGAAGTAACTGTAATGTCGTTGCATACGTATACAACGACAGCAATAAAGAAGTATTACAAGCAGAAAAGATTCATCTAACCGATTAA
- a CDS encoding UbiX family flavin prenyltransferase has protein sequence MSKKQKIVVSVSGASGAIYAKVLFDRLQQLSDQVDEVGVLMSDNAKYVWKTELGNTDYKDLPFKFYSPQDFTAPFASGSARFETMIICPCSMGTLGRIAQGISNDLTTRSADVILKERRKLILVARDSPLNLIHINNMKTITEAGGIICPATPSFYSNPTTFEELASTVVDRVISLSSLELDSYQWGNK, from the coding sequence ATGAGTAAGAAACAAAAAATAGTCGTTTCGGTGAGTGGTGCAAGTGGTGCCATCTATGCTAAAGTGTTGTTTGACAGACTACAACAACTATCTGATCAAGTTGATGAGGTGGGAGTGCTTATGTCGGATAATGCTAAATATGTTTGGAAAACTGAACTTGGAAATACAGATTATAAGGATTTGCCTTTCAAATTTTATTCTCCACAAGATTTTACTGCTCCTTTTGCATCGGGTTCTGCACGCTTTGAAACAATGATTATTTGTCCATGCTCTATGGGTACTTTAGGACGAATAGCGCAAGGCATTTCTAACGACCTAACGACTAGATCGGCTGATGTTATATTAAAAGAGAGAAGAAAACTAATTTTAGTTGCACGAGATTCCCCTTTGAATCTTATTCATATCAATAATATGAAGACTATTACTGAAGCGGGTGGTATAATTTGTCCAGCTACACCTTCTTTTTATAGCAATCCTACCACATTTGAAGAGCTTGCCTCGACCGTAGTGGATAGAGTAATTTCATTAAGTAGTTTAGAATTAGACTCTTATCAGTGGGGCAATAAATAG
- the queG gene encoding tRNA epoxyqueuosine(34) reductase QueG yields the protein MDSSNKSYKKIISEEALRLGFSYCGFSKADFLEEEAPRLEKWLNDNYHGEMSYMANHFDIRLDPRLLVDNAKTVVSLLLNYYTDEPQNPDAPKLSKYAYGEDYHFVIKDKLKSLLAFIQDEIGEVNGRVFVDSAPVMDKAWAVKGGLGWMGKNTNIINKTKGSFFFIAELIIDLELEPDNAVLDHCGTCTACIDACPTQAIIAPYQIDGSKCISYFTIELKESIPNEMKGKMDDWMFGCDVCQDVCPWNRFSIQHNEERFRPHPDLLDMTKDDWNEMNELTFNKVFKKSAVKRTKFSGLKRNLDFLK from the coding sequence GTGGACTCTTCGAATAAATCGTACAAAAAGATAATTTCTGAGGAAGCACTTCGCTTGGGCTTTTCATATTGTGGCTTTTCCAAAGCAGACTTTTTAGAAGAAGAAGCCCCTCGTTTAGAAAAATGGCTAAATGATAATTATCACGGTGAGATGTCTTATATGGCGAATCATTTTGATATAAGATTAGACCCCAGACTATTGGTTGACAATGCCAAAACAGTGGTTTCACTATTACTAAATTACTACACCGATGAGCCTCAAAATCCAGACGCACCAAAGCTATCTAAATATGCCTATGGAGAAGATTATCATTTTGTAATAAAAGATAAACTAAAGAGCTTACTTGCTTTTATTCAAGATGAAATAGGAGAGGTCAATGGACGTGTATTTGTCGATAGCGCCCCCGTAATGGATAAAGCATGGGCAGTAAAAGGGGGCTTAGGTTGGATGGGTAAAAACACCAATATCATAAACAAGACAAAAGGTTCTTTTTTCTTTATTGCAGAGTTGATCATTGATTTAGAGTTAGAGCCAGATAATGCTGTACTAGACCATTGTGGCACATGTACCGCTTGCATTGATGCTTGTCCAACACAAGCCATTATTGCACCTTACCAGATTGATGGAAGCAAGTGTATTTCCTATTTCACTATAGAGTTAAAAGAGTCTATTCCAAATGAAATGAAAGGTAAAATGGACGATTGGATGTTTGGTTGTGATGTGTGCCAAGACGTTTGCCCTTGGAATAGATTTTCCATTCAGCATAACGAAGAACGTTTTAGACCTCATCCAGATTTATTGGATATGACAAAAGACGATTGGAATGAAATGAATGAGCTTACCTTCAATAAAGTATTTAAAAAATCGGCTGTAAAACGAACAAAATTTTCTGGTTTGAAGAGAAATTTAGACTTTCTTAAATAG